In the genome of Podospora pseudocomata strain CBS 415.72m chromosome 2 map unlocalized CBS415.72m_2.2, whole genome shotgun sequence, one region contains:
- the TPM2 gene encoding tropomyosin-2 (COG:Z; EggNog:ENOG503P2Z3; BUSCO:EOG09264XUV), producing MDRIKEKMTQLRLESEESAAKVEELQAKVKALEQENLQKEQEIISLTHKNSVLESEVEKYETQVKDLKSAASEGAQHGTQNETLTRRLQLLEEEAEQADKTLREANEKLRQTDVKAGHFERKVQALEQERDQWESKYEEMAKKYATVQKELEDFQNEIGNI from the exons atggaTCGCATCAAGGAG AAAATGACCCAGCTCCGTTTGGAGTCTGAGGAATCTGCTGCCAAGGTCGAAGAGCTCCaggccaaggtcaaggcgCTCGAGCAGGAGAACCTccagaaggagcaggagatcATCTCCCTTACGCACAAGAACAGCGTTCTAGAGTCCGAGGTAGAGAAATACGAAACTCAGGTCAAGGACCTCAAGAGCGCTGCCAGCGAAGGCGCGCAGCACGGAACCCAGAACGAAACGCTGACTCGGAGACTCCAACTtctcgaggaagaggctgagcAAGCAGATAAGACTTTGCGCGAGGCCAACGAGAA GTTGCGACAGACCGACGTCAAGGCCGGACACTTCGAGCGGAAAGTCCAGGCTCTCGAACAGGAGCGCGATCAGTGGGAGTCCAAGTACGAggagatggccaagaagtACGCCACCGTccagaaggagctggaggactTCCAAAACGAGATTGGCAACATCTAA
- a CDS encoding uncharacterized protein (EggNog:ENOG503P2MG): MPGDRVRRDQHGQTPRPTTANRNHSTLLVKRDMPNDLQTSDNSNSNHDAHSTLDNRQLGGHSQIQPAATMLAAHHDQENVYVHQAGASNKQLGAKTPGARYPKTPLKIPLNDENANHGLGGGKGGLLQTKGNNGLVKSGKQALVTPAAPQTGRAPLGNKTTNGKARATQNTQGGKGTALKTPGQRPTTAQRPKQAAPQTGPAKVEVRADVQPPIKADDEVEYCPPKPRDLPYESDVLPDGVLTFQGLKPENLFKDYYRYYFNRVDGQGKSALEREMEERQQRKFARGDEQIRLDMEGFDWSVGDAPESRDVFQKRQETIKVEAIPVVKKVTGLGSRPPSTIASRRAASALAAPINSIRGAPGKTAILAPKPQPRGLLLPKRKPADNILQPGTFTRDTASSIIASRDTLGYSKGRSASSAIHGRKESVTRMPEVAPKPRPLSRCLSTASSGSDATITPARFAQSSQDWKRPDFLSIFDVEDDDSAASTAVPQVDDDEEEFQMSTDF, encoded by the exons ATGCCGGGGGACAGAGTGAGACGCGACCAACACGGCCAGACGCCGCGACCAACCACTGCAAATAGAAATCATTCCACCCTCCTTGTGAAACGGGACATGCCAAACGACCTCCAGACTTcggacaacagcaacagcaaccacgaCGCACACTCGACACTCGACAATCGCCAGCTGGGAGGCCATTCCCAGATTCAACCCGCTGCGACAATGCTGGCAGCCCACCACGACCAGGAGAATGTGTACGTGCACCAGGCCGGCGCCTCTAATAAACAGCTGGGAGCCAAAACCCCTGGCGCCCGCTATCCGAAAACCCCCCTGAAAATCCCACTCAACGACGAGAATGCCAACCACGGACtcggaggaggcaaaggaggGCTATTGCAGACCAAGGGAAACAATGGATTGGTAAAGTCGGGCAAGCAGGCCTTGGTGACGCCAGCGG CACCCCAAACTGGTCGAGCCCCTCTCGGGAACAAGACCACCAATGGCAAGGCTCGGGCAACTCAGAATACCCAGGGCGGGAAGGGAACTGCTCTCAAGACACCGGGACAGAGGCCGACAACTGCTCAACGACCAAAGCAGGCTGCGCCCCAAACTGGGCCAGCCAAAGTCGAAGTCCGTGCCGATGTTCAGCCTCCCATTAAGGCCGATGACGAGGTCGAGTACTGTCCACCAAAGCCCAGGGACTTGCCTTACGAATCCGATGTGCTGCCCGATGGCGTATTAACATTCCAGGGGTTGAAGCCTGAGAACCTCTTCAAGGACTACTATCGGTACTACTTCAATCGTGTGGATGGCCAGGGAAAATCGGCCTTGGAAAGGGAAATGGAAGAGCGGCAACAGCGAAAGTTTGCGCGTGGTGATGAGCAGATTCGCTTGGACATGGAGGGGTTTGACTGGAGCGTGGGGGATGCCCCAGAGAGCCGTGATGTATTTCAGAAACGGCAGGAGACCATCAAGGTGGAAGCTATCCCGGTTGTCAAGAAAGTCACTGGGTTGGGTTCAAGACCGCCGTCCACGATTGCCTCCCGTAGAGCAGCCTCGGCTCTTGCTGCACCAATCAACTCCATCCGCGGTGCGCCTGGGAAGACCGCGATATTGGCTCCTAAGCCGCAACCACGAGGCTTGCTGTTGCCCAAGAGAAAGCCAGCCGACAACATTCTCCAACCTGGTACATTCACGCGGGATACGGCATCTTCAATAATAGCCTCGCGCGATACACTCGGCTACAGCAAGGGCCGTTCTGCCTCTTCAGCAATTCATGGGAGAAAAGAGTCGGTCACCCGAATGCCAGAGGTTGCCCCAAAACCTCGCCCCTTGAGCCGCTGTCTGAGCACAGCTTCTTCTGGTTCCGATGCGACGATAACGCCTGCTCGTTTTGCCCAGTCTTCGCAAGACTGGAAGAGACCCGACTTTCTCTCGATATTTGATgtggaggacgatgacagcGCCGCGAGCACAGCAGTGCCccaagttgatgatgatgaggaggaattCCAAATGTCCACAGACTTTTAG
- a CDS encoding uncharacterized protein (EggNog:ENOG503P3ZW; COG:S) — MDGTAAMFAQPGMFIQPRVRKTAPPPPKKRKVQHAVEEVTFDRTAREEYLTGFHKRKLERKRHAQQIAEQKAREERIETRKQIREERKQALEEHVQTIQQILREAEAAGTGTAGKDGEEDEEWGGLSDDEVVEAPIDMEEEYIDEDKYTTVTVEAVSVDRDGLHKPKAVSSDDDEESKTEKLEDEDKQATKGAKRPKEQKKKKKFRYETKFDRQLTERKQKAKKRKARGVE; from the exons ATGGACGGAACCGCCGCCATGTTCGCCCAACCGGGTATGTTCATCCAGCCCCGAGTCCGCAAAacagcccctccaccccccaagaaGCGCAAAGTCCAGCACGCCGTCGAAGAAGTCACATTCGACCGTACAGCCCGCGAAGAATACCTGACCGGGTTCCACAAGCGCAAGCTAGAGCGGAAGAGACACGCGCAGCAAATCGCCGAGCAAAAGGCCCGGGAAGAAAGAATTGAGACGAGGAAgcag ATTAGGGAAGAGCGCAAACAAGCCCTTGAAGAGCACGTCCAGACCATTCAGCAAATTCTCCGCGAAGCCGAGGCAGCCGGGACAGGTACAGCAGGCAAAGacggggaagaggacgaggaatGGGGCGGCCTGTCTGAcgacgaggtggtggaggcgcccattgacatggaggaggagtacatTGACGAAGACAAATACACCACCGTTACCGTCGAGGCTGTTAGTGTGGACCGAGACGGTCTGCACAAACCAAAAGCTGTCTcttccgacgacgacgaggagtcCAAAACAGAGAAGCTAGAAGACGAAGACAAACAAGCGACCAAGGGCGCGAAGCGTCCCaaagagcaaaagaaaaaaaagaagtttCGATATGAAACCAAGTTCGACAGACAGCTCACAGagagaaagcaaaaggccaAAAAGAGGAAGGCAAGAGGGGTGGAATAA
- the SET1 gene encoding histone methyltransferase set1 (EggNog:ENOG503NVQQ; BUSCO:EOG09264CH7; COG:B), which produces MTRAPGASYAQFFPAAPRVVARDRTRDREDREGPKGSTLDSSPLPDDTTNGHLTSLAPPESCPPQQDGHIPPSAMAGTRFSSSQLTPPASNDSPSSHLSSAAQQPSTTVRNTNGYHGHVPIQNEPLQNGTSSVLPSVPERTYARDPSRPIQTVVCTYDPLMDKKLPSGERMKTKPKYKEFGLDGQDDAPPQDPRLAKGGRLGYINVDFHHAKARLRQTPYSLKQYKYDPKTSCGPGPPTQIVVTGFNPITPFSTVTTCFAAFGDIAESSNKLHPDNGSYLGFATFRYKDTKPNRSRPQVISAADAARNAVRAMNNKQIAGRLVRVDFDPDGKKSSEMLVQAIRKDSERHNSVPSTARPIPTGPRASVPGPPPTAPRGPAAHRAPPPPPPIAGRGAGAGPVPVPGPPSTRPVYVIETESVKDTIREAPYIFVAHEYVPVQPSTVLHMRKRLKVYAIETIRADKSGYYVIFHNSDRGRHDVERCYRACNRTPFFNYLMVMELNTYGSEGRGSRTSREPRRHSRSPERRRVDDHRSHRDHDRGRRDEDRQKREEQDRRKREEESLLKEEKDQRAKNFDPVIEATNVVIQQMKEQLIRHIRTKIAAPALLNFLDPSNQVASRRKHNIEDPHSSKLSITFDDSDTKSPVGTPNSRADPIERRTGRLDVSALPRIRKAKNAALNARKHAFNDPFARHRPPTQRSTFRSLHDRLQSDSDDDSDDEVDHRYLNVRNTDEPESRPRSRSSTDDEATKEDYASWGPAEEDSMTEASFALTDGPALPRKRKLDLQMETAIKRQKKTDEELFGVTINRVDPGYPSRELSPEDIVLPDAEPLEERDTDSSRMPTPVPQGAKSKKKATKTKKKSKKQIFEEREALKRQQEEIFEKEASLAADEVEPTPDAEPEPGIKEAALDEEPDVQKGEKPRKLDLDEKMYPSEKVRAFELPSNFILNETSLRASVLPALSHADLPNLERLKQRQGSGHLEQPQVWAWMRDRVRELNSPDGSKDTPCSIGGYYVPNTTGCARTEGVKKILNSEKSKYLPHHIKVQKAREERQAQNGKSGKDSVLAAAEAAKLAAESQVARGTSRANRANNRRFVAGLHDQIRGLGQDSDAFRFNQLKKRKKPVKFARSAIHNWGLYTMENIPKDDMIIEYVGEEVRQVIAELREARYLKSGIGSSYLFRIDDNTVIDATKKGGIARFINHSCMPNCTAKIIKVEGSKRIVIYALRDIAQNEELTYDYKFEREIGATDRIPCLCGTAACKGFLN; this is translated from the exons ATGACTCGAGCTCCTGGCGCGAGTTACGCTCAGTTCTTTCCTGCTGCCCCCCGGGTCGTTGCCAGGGACCGGACAAGGGATCGGGAAGATCGCGAAGGTCCCAAGGGAAGCACCCTCGATTCGTCGCCTTTGCCAGATGATACCACCAACGGCCACCTCACCTCGCTAGCCCCCCCGGAATCCTGTCCACCTCAGCAGGACGGGCACATCCCCCCGAGCGCCATGGCCGGCACGAGATTTTCGAGCAGCCAGCTCACCCCTCCAGCTTCCAACGactccccctcatcccatcTCTCATCAGCTGCCCAGCAGCCGTCGACGACCGTGCGAAACACCAACGGGTATCACGGTCATGTCCCAATACAGAACGAACCGCTCCAGAATGGCACGTCGAGTGTTCTGCCCAGCGTTCCCGAACGCACCTATGCCCGAGACCCCTCACGCCCGATTCAAACCGTCGTGTGCACGTATGATCCTCTCATGGATAAGAAGCTGCCGAGCGGTGAAAGAATGAAAACAAAACCGAAATATAAGGAGTTTGGATTG GACGGTCAAGATGACGCTCCCCCCCAAGATCCCCGCCTTGCAAAGGGTGGCCGCCTCGGTTACATCAATGTCGACTTCCACCATGCGAAGGCACGCCTGCGCCAGACCCCCTACAGTCTCAAGCAGTACAAATACGACCCCAAAACGTCTTGCGGGCCCGGCCCTCCGACACAAATTGTGGTTACGGGGTTCAATCCTATCACCCCTTTCTCGACGGTCACCACCTGTTTTGCTGCATTTGGAGACATTGCTGagagcagcaacaagctACATCCCGACAATGGTAGCTACCTTGGTTTTGCAACCTTTAGGTACAAAGATACGAAGCCGAATAGGTCGCGGCCTCAAGTCATTAGTGCCGCCGACGCAGCAAGAAATGCGGTCCGTGCCATGAATAACAAGCAGATTGCAGGGCGCCTTGTTCGAGTCGACTTCGACCCTGACGGAAAGAAGAGCTCCGAAATGCTCGTTCAGGCCATCCGAAAAGACTCAGAAAGGCACAACAGTGTCCCATCGACGGCGAGACCTATTCCTACAGGCCCACGGGCTAGTGTCCCAGGACCTCCTCCTACTGCGCCGCGAGGTCCAGCTGCCCACagagcaccaccacctccgcctcctaTTGCCGGtcggggagcgggagcgggaccagtgccagtgccaggaccgccatcaaccaggCCCGTGTACGTGATCGAGACTGAGAGCGTCAAGGACACGATCCGGGAAGCGCCCTACATCTTCGTCGCCCACGAGTACGTTCCAGTCCAGCCGTCAACGGTTTTGCACATGAGGAAGCGCCTTAAAGTCTACGCCATCGAGACTATTCGCGCCGATAAGAGTGGCTATTACGTGATTTTTCACAACAGCGACCGGGGTCGCCACGATGTTGAACGTTGCTACAGGGCATGCAATCGGACACCTTTCTTCAATTACCTTATGGTCATGGAACTCAACACCTACGGGTCGGAGGGCAGGGGCTCAAGGACATCTCGAGAGCCTCGAAGACACAGTCGAAGTCCTGAGCGCAGGCGAGTAGACGACCATCGATCACACCGTGACCACGACCGAGGCCGACGTGATGAGGATCGACAGAAACGGGAGGAACAAGACCGACGAAAGCGTGAAGAGGAGTCACTGCtaaaggaagagaaggaccAAAGAGCCAAGAACTTCGATCCTGTAATCGAAGCTACCAATGTGGTAATTCAACAGATGAAGGAGCAGCTCATCAGGCACATTCGAACCAAGATTGCGGCGCCAGCCTTGTTGAACTTTCTTGATCCTTCCAATCAGGTGGCCAGCCGACGGAAGCACAACATTGAAGACCCGCATTCCTCCAAGCTCTCGATCACTTTTGACGACTCCGACACCAAATCACCGGTTGGCACACCGAATTCCAGAGCGGATCCAATCGAGAGGCGAACTGGTCGACTGGACGTGTCTGCGCTTCCCCGAATTCGCAAAGCGAAAAATGCTGCTCTCAACGCCCGCAAGCATGCCTTCAACGACCCCTTTGCGCGCCACCGACCTCCCACCCAACGCTCGACGTTTCGATCTCTTCATGACCGCTTGCAAAGCGATAGCGATGATGACTCGGATGACGAGGTGGATCACAGGTATTTGAATGTTCGGAATACCGATGAACCTGAATCTCGACCTCGTAGCCGCTCGTCCACGGATGACGAGGCTACCAAGGAAGACTATGCGTCATGGGGCCCGGCTGAGGAAGATTCGATGACGGAAGCCAGCTTTGCGTTGACTGACGGGCCGGCTCTTCCCCGAAAAAGAAAGCTGGACTTGCAGATGGAAACGGCTATCAAGCGGCAGAAGAAAACGGACGAGGAGCTTTTCGGAGTCACCATCAACCGCGTCGACCCAGGTTACCCCTCGAGAGAGCTTTCGCCGGAGGATATTGTGCTCCCCGATGCCGAAcccttggaggagagggacaCTGATAGTTCGCGGATGCCGACACCTGTTCCTCAGGGGGCCAAATCCAAAAAGAAGGCGACGAAAACCAAAAAGAAGTCCAAGAAACAGATTTTCGAGGAACGTGAAGCCCTCAAGCGTCAGCAGGAAGAGATCTTTGAGAAGGAGGCCTCTCTGGCTGCGGATGAGGTCGAGCCAACACCCGATGCTGAGCCTGAACCGGGCATCAAGGAAGCTGCTCTTGACGAGGAGCCAGATGTCCAGAAAGGAGAGAAACCTCGGAAACTGGAccttgatgagaagatgTATCCGTCTGAGAAGGTTCGCGCATTTGAGCTTCCTTCGAACTTCATTCTTAACGAAACTTCGCTTCGGGCTTCGGTTCTGCCTGCACTTTCCCACGCTGATCTGCCGAATCTAGAAAGATTGAAACAGAGGCAGGGGAGTGGACATCTGGAGCAACCTCAGGTCTGGGCGTGGATGCGGGACCGTGTTCGTGAGCTAAACTCACCCGATGGTTCGAAGGATACTCCTTGCAGCATTGGCGGCTACTATGTCCCCAATACAACCGGCTGTGCCAGGACCGAAGGTGTCAAAAAGATTCTCAACTCGGAGAAGTCCAAGTACCTGCCTCACCACATCAAGGTCCAGAAGGCccgggaggagaggcaggcGCAAAACGGGAAGTCGGGCAAGGACTCGGTCTTGGCTGCCGCAGAAGCCGCAAAGTTGGCGGCGGAGAGCCAGGTTGCTAGAGGCACCTCGCGTGCCAATCGGGCGAACAACCGTCGTTTTGTGGCTGGTCTGCATGACCAGATAAGGGGTCTCGGCCAGGATTCGGACGCCTTCAGGTTCAACCAGCTCAAAAAACGGAAGAAGCCCGTCAAGTTTGCTCGGTCGGCCATCCACAACTGGGGACTGTACACTATGGAGAACATTCCCAAGGACGACATGATCATCGAATATGTGGGCGAGGAAGTCCGGCAGGTGATTGCAGAGCTCCGGGAGGCGAGATATCTCAAGAGCGGCATAGGTAGCAGTTATCTCTTCCGAATTGATGACAACACGGTCATCGACGCGACCAAGAAGGGCGGCATCGCGCGGTTCATCAACCACAG
- a CDS encoding uncharacterized protein (EggNog:ENOG503P45R; COG:S) produces the protein MRISQAATLLACTAATSVNAFTDSAPFILFSSADLPTPNSNPQLQTSSSVLSTTKSLLSSCPTDKYILISQPNLHAADIRTSEHCLHTPNLCKATRAQNTKSAFSVAEVIGQISAAELKELVAQSCKHVKGGAMQLLEVRMRGLPPVVVGGDEKERVEILEDNDHRLGERMSALDEEGEGYTVMVFSDPTELPPYRSEFDGVATGHMDLKRGLDDEFEGVVVNRRGNETERDTRGLFEKYQFFTPGIFMALITLVIVLAILTVGLKALASLEVSYGAFDKEMGPAAQKKQQ, from the exons atGCGTATCAGCCAAGCAGCCACCCTGCTGGCCtgcacagcagcaaccagcGTCAACGCCTTTACCGATTCCGCGCCCTTtatcctcttctcctccgccga cctccccaccccgaattccaacccccaactccaaacatcctcctcagtcCTCTCCACAACCAagtccctcctctccagctgCCCAACAGACAAGTACATCCTCatctcccaacccaacctccacgCGGCAGACATTCGCACCTCGGAACACTGCCTccacacccccaacctctgCAAGGCCACCCGCGCCCAAAACACAAAGTCCGCCTTTAGCGTAGCAGAGGTTATCGGGCAGATTTCCGCCGCCGAGCTGAAGGAGCTGGTCGCCCAGTCCTGCAAACATGTCAAGGGGGGAGCGATGCAGCTTTtggaggtgaggatgaggggtcTTCctcctgttgttgttgggggggatgagaaggagagggtggagattCTGGAGGATAATG ATCACAGActtggggagaggatgtcTGCccttgatgaggagggggaggggtacaCTGTTATGGTTTTCTCGGACCCGACTGAGTTGCCGCCTTATAGGTCTGAGTTTGACGGGGTGGCTACGGGGCATATGGAtttgaagagggggttggatgatgagtttgagggggtggtggtgaatagGAGGGGGAATGAGACGGAGAGGGATAcgagggggttgtttgagAAGTATCAGTTTTTTACTCCTG GCATCTTTATGGCGCTGATCACGCTGGTGATTGTGCTGGCTATTTTGACGGTTGGGCTGAAGGCGCTGGCTAGTTTGGAGGTGTCGTATGGGGCGTTTGATAAGGAGATGGGGCCGGCTGcgcagaagaagcagcagtaA